TAGTCCAAGTAGCCAAGTAGATGACTCTCCTTTTGTGTGCAAACTAAGCCATTTTACGGTTTTTACCAAGCAGAAGTTAAAAATACTTTATCATTTGTTTGGTTTCCTAGTATAAAGCACATGGTCTCTTAGTTTAATTAAACCTCCAGAAAATACATTATGGTTTTAAGAACACACAGCAGCTGACACAGTTGTGAAGTTTCTCTAAAAAGCTCTTGCAGTGACCAATTGGATATGTCTGGCTTTGAGGAGCTCAGTTTGGCATCTGCATGGGCTGAGGCAAGCAGGAGCCATAAAAGGCATGTGAAGTGGCTCTTCCTTTACTTCAGCAAATCAAGGGGGGTGGAGAATATGTCTGCCCAGTTCACAAGAATCTGGGATGGGGATGAAAAGCAAACTCCCGTCTTGGCTGCAGAGAACATTCATTGCTAAGCCTTTGGCTTGCTCTGCAGGCGAAGAAAAGGCAGCACAGTATGCTTTGCATGTCACTTGCGTCTTTGTCTAATGGGTCCAACAGGCCCCTTTCCTTCCAGCTAATCTCTGTCTTCCCATTTACTGCCTGAATCTATGCTTCTTTACTCAACAGCATGTCCtcctgagttcagtggagcttcctCTCCAGTAAGCTTGCATGCTGCCGCAGCCTCGACATCCAAATTAGCAGCTATGGTTATATCGGCAAAGCTTTGTTCTGAGCAGCCTTGGAGCACCAtatttttaatctctctctctctccccccccccctctctctgtctctctctctgtctctctctctctctctctgtgtgtgtgtgtgtgtgtgagagagagagagagagagagagagagagagagagagagagagagagagagagagagagagagagagagagagagaaatcattcACTGCTCTTGGGAGTTTGCAAAAGCAGTCCTTTCTCTTAATTTCAGGCAGCAAATTGTTTATACAGTAATTACCACACTTAATTCCAACCCCAGTAGCTtataaaagaaaaccacaaataTAGCAATAAATAACAAGACTAAAGAGTGAAAcacaaaagcattaaaaagaagaTATAGTAGAAAACATTAGAAATCATTTATAAAGTGGATGCtgaaaacttcattttaaaattccatCAAAATGCTAAGAAAGAGAAAGCTTAGTGGTGGAttggtggggcagggagagaattgCTAGACACTAGCAATGCCCAACTCCCTGAAGGTTGGGAGAATCATGCCTCTCacacatttttcttctctctctgccgCTTCTTCCTAGAAGGCCGGCTTCTCTGGGAATTGagtgagctttttaaaaattgagagcCAAGCAAGATTTTTGTAATTTGTTATTCCCGGCTTCTGAGATTCCCTGGAGCAGGGGATGATGATAGCTCCACCTTCTGAACTGATCCTCGAACAAACAATTTAACAAGCTAAACAGGCCATTAGGCCTGCTTGAAAGGAATCCTCTTGCCCTAGGTCTGCTTGTTTTGCTTATCTGGCAAGTCTCAGAAAAGCCCTTAGGTGCAGACTGAATTGGCAGGCAAATCTCCCTGCAGTCCTCTACTCCCTCTACTGGGACTCCGCTATTCCTGTGCATTTGCTGCTAAAGCACTTTAGAGGCCTCCTAAACAGCACATTTTGCAAAGGGGAGGGAAGACACACACTGCTGGGGTGGTAGAGGGAACTTGCCAGAGCAAAGGGGAACAAGCTCTCTCTGTCCATGTGCCAGTGCAATTTCTATTCAGCTGAAGCAAAAAGACCTGGGTGCCTTACTCAACCTGCCTCCAAGTGTACTTATATTGCATGCCTATTGTTGGTTTTGCtttctgcaatttgttttaagtttgcaaataaaacaaagagcTGGAGTTGAGCATGATCGgttcagagctggtggggggtggggggaggcgggggggaaAAAAAGCTCCAATGGGGTCTAGAAGCTGAACTGAGGCAGCAGGCCAATTTATCCTCTCTTATTAACTATCCATGCTGTTTTGAAACAAGTTTTTCCACATGAGCggatataatatatatatttatggttgttttaaactgctgccTCACATACATCTTTAATTATGGCACAAGCTAAATATGTTGGTTTCAGGTGCCTTGTTATTCATCCTGCACCTTTCCTGCCTTATTGCACTACTCAGAACAGGGACTTGTCTGGGACAGTTCATCACTTCCGAAAGTTAAAGGGCTGCTTAGGGGAAGGCAGCAAGGGAAATAAAACTAGTGGTGAAGACCAAAGAAACATGCTAAATTAGTGGATGTGCATGCCTCCCCTCTAACTGGGCACATAGAGCCCACATGGATGTTCCATTTGTGGATTACTGTAAGATGCAACAGCTTTTAACCACCATGAGTGACTTCCCTCTCATTTAATGGCTGGTGGCAGTTCTTTACCTGTGTTAATGAACGCAAGTAAAAGGCACAATTCCAGATTAAGGTGGAGTGCAGATGTAAAATTTTAAGCATATAGATGTTTCTGCTGCAGGGTACCCTGGCAGCAGAAGCAATGGTGTCTGAACCAGAATTCAGGGGATTAGGTGGCAGAACCTCCATGCCTGAGTACCTGCCCTTTTCACTGACTAGCAGGACATAATAAATGCAGGTTTCTAAAATCGGCTTTCTTGGTGCAGTCACTTCAGTGCAAATTGCAAGGCGTTCACTGAGAATGTGCATGCCTCTGCTAACTATATCGCGCTCTTGCATGCATTAAAAGTGCACAATGCCAAGGGATGTAAATTTGTATCTTACGGTACTCTGCTCCTGCAAATTTGAAACACAAAGCAAgcctctgcaaaaacaaaacaaacaaacaaaaaccctgcctTTCCTGTCATCCAGTCTTAATAAGTGCAGCGCTATACTGTAATCATATGGCAGTTCATTCCAAACCGCTACAGATGAGCCCAACTTGTCACACTCTTTGTTCCCCACACTTGTCAAAGTGCTAAGCAAGAGGCATCCTTGCGGCCCATCATTAAAAGTGGGCTATAATTTTCTTTAATAGCAGAGCTTTGTCATGCACATGGGGCTTGCTGCTTCCCCACTGCTGGGGGATCTGTGAATTTTGGTGCTGTCTTCCCACGCTGCTGGTGCTTTTGTTCATTCTTGTGAAGACTTGGTTTTCCCAGCTGTGTGTATTCTTAAGATGGGCATGAACAGGATTTGACCCATGGCTGCAACAGGGGAAGGTAAATCTAGAGGTTTTTTGCATACTCACTCACTTAGAGGTTTTTGCACATGCTATTTATAAACCACCCTTATGTTGAACATTTTCAACTGAACATTACAAGAGTGGTTCATGCAAGTGGTTGAAGGAGACCAGTGTTTCATGCAGGATTCATTCAAAAACGAAACTGGTTCCACAAATGCTTCCATAGAACCTTGGAAATGGTTCTTTATGGAGGGATCCGGTTTATGAAATTTTAGACTTTCATAGATGTACTTGAAAGCTATTTGGTTCTCTCAAGGCTTCTCCCCCAGCTTCACTTTTcctgtaaatcagggatgggcaacctatTGCCtgtcagatgttgtttgactaccaAGCTCCatccaaccccagccagcatggccagcaacGATAGGAATTGTGTTCTAACATAAATACCATtaatagcaacatctggagggccccaccaGATTCCATGTCCCAGCTGTAAATGCTGCTCCTTTCACATTCCAGGGATACTTaacttgttttgtgttttctctcctcttctccgCTCAAGGCAGCCTCGTAGAACCAGTGTTTGAATATGTAGTGACCCACCCCAGCTTATTTTTCCTGGCAAAGTTATTAGTATTATCCTACTCGATGAGAGTCCTGTTCCTCTGTGCCTTCTTAGCTGTGAACCAGTTCCATATCCAATAGAATAAGCTTGCAGATATTCTGAGCATTGATGTTAGTAATGGttgccctttttttctttctttctctctctcttctgctcttgtgtatttttttttacctccccccccccactcatgaTATGATATTGTCAACTGATATAATGAAAGCATATTATGGAGGCCAGATCATAAGAGTGAGTTTTTTTTTCCTACTAGTGTCTGTAGCTCTGTCTTTCTGTGTGCATGTCTGAGAACGTAGCTATGCATTCCGCTCCTCTTCTTCCACTCTCAGTTCAGTGAAACCATAACCCCATTCAACCATGTCTTACTAGTTTTGGAAaacccatcccctcccctccctgcatcatCTCATCTCATTCAAAGTGGTGTCCATTTTCAGCAGAGTAATGCTAGGCTTGAGTCTGCTCTGGGCTAGGGGCAAAAACTTGAGAGTTCTGTGCCAAAGCCACAGCTTCCATATTGTGGCCAGGGACAAGTCCATATAAGCCGATTCTTTTGAAGGGCGTATTTTTTACCTGATGCATTTGGTTGCTGGGGCAAAACTTCGTGTTGATTTCTTCCTGCTTTCTGTTATGGATggatgtgtgtgggagggggcggGTAGCTCAAGTTACTGTGGAGGGGAAACCACTAACACTGTTGTGGCTGCAAAGAGCACAATTATATGctaagccttaaaaaaaaaacaggacgcgggtggcgctttggtttaaaccacagagcctagggcttgctgatcagaaggttggtggtttgaatccccgcgacagggtgagctcccgttgtttggtcccacctagcagttcaaaagcatgtcacagtgcaagtagataaataggtaccgctctggcaggaaggcaaacggcatttccgtgcgctgctctggttcgccagaagtggcttagtcatgctggccacatgacccggaagctgtctgtggacaaacgccggctctctcggcctatagagcgagataggtgccacaaccccagagtcgtccgcggcggcctagcggtcaggggtccctttacctttaagcctaaAAACAATTGCTGTGTCACCAGTCACAATCAGATGGGTTTAAATGCTTGCTGTAGCAAGAACACCCCACTCCCAGTCTTTGTTTAGTCACTGGGATTTTGCAGCCAGGTTTGTTAACAAATTTAGCTCTTAAGCCTTTTCCGCCAGTTTTCCTCTGAAAAGGAACCTGCAATTCTAAGCGTCCAGGATTGTATAGGGAGATAGAACTGTTCCTCCCTACTGCTCTTGTATACCTAAATATAGTATCTTCTTCCTCTCTTAATCCTTTCTAGGAAGTGCCTCAATGCTTCTTGCTTACACTCTAAAATGGCTACTCTTTGGAGACTTTTAGTGAGCCCACCCTGTGACTATATGGCCTGCtactaagtcagaccactgaactatctagctcagtgttgtctgcttAGAGTGTTCAGGGTCTTGGGCAGAGATCTTTCCAAGCCctcttatctggagatgccagggactgcatCTGGGACCTTCTATATGGAAATGATGTGCTCTATATCAGTGAGTTCAGGGAGCGCCTTTAAATTGTCTGGTGCACAGGTGGGAAACCTATGGCTCTCCACATGctgctggattacagctcccatcatccccgatggccttgctggctggggctggtgtgaGCTGAATTCCAAGAAGATTAGGAGAGCTGCTGGTTACCCACCCCTGGCCAAATGGCGCAGAATGGGTTAAGGATGTCCAGCTGGGAAACTCTTTAGCAAAACAGGAAAAGGCCCACAGTTCCATCTTATTCTCTtctattttcctttcctcttgctTTGCTACAGAGGTTGAAGGATCTCAAGCAAAGGGAGTTTGCTCGCAATGTTTCCTCGAGATCCCGGAAAGATGAGAGGAAGCAGGAGAAAGCCCTCCGTCGTCTCCACGAGTTGGCTGAGCAGAGGAAGCAACCTGAATGGTAAGTGATGGGCTCCTTGTGCCAGATAATTAGCTAAGTTAAACATACAGTTGACTTCCCATTTTAATCAGGCTGTTTTTAATGGACTGGATAGCAAGTTGTTCTTCAGATTTTTGTAGAACAAAATTTATTatgccctcttcccccccccccaaaaaaagtggaaTGGTTAGCTCACCAGTGGCCAATCTGTAAGTTCAATTCTCCATTCACCCTCTTCACCAGGAACATATTTTGGAAGGGCAGTGTATGTGTCCTATGAGTGGAGGGAGACAGATTTAATTGAACTAACTGCTCTAGTGAACAGGATCTGAGTTGGGAAAAGCTTCAGGCCTGAAATGGATGAGGCAGCTCTTACTTGTGTGCATCAGAACCTTGTGATGCTTTGTCTTGATTTTTCTATATAACCAGGAAGGCTTGAATCTTaagacaccttttttaaaaaaaaattcacaaataCTTGAATTCTGTCATGGGTGTGCTGGTTGGAGCACATGAATTATTCCACATATTATACAGTGGAAGTGTAGATGAAAACTTTGTTCCTGGACATACCGTTAGCTTTCGAAGCAATTCCAGGAAATTAGTGAGAGGTTGAATAAGCATGGGTAAGAGAAAAAGGTGAATATGCTAATGTTAAGCAGCATCTAACTATTGTTTCTCCCTACCCCCTACCCCTGTCCCATTTCAATCCCTCAGTGCTCCAGGAAGCGGGCCGATGTTTAGAACGACTACTGTGGCAGTAgatgaggaaggaggagaggatgACGTTGATTCAGCAGCTCCCAGCAGTTGCTGCTCTTTTTCACCAGCTCCTGGGCCGGTTGCCAGTATGACCACAGACAAGGGTCTTGTTTGTGCCACTGGGCAAACTAGTAGCAACATCGGGCTTGGGCAGGTACCTGTCCAGGTACCGCAAGCCATCAGCTCAGGGGTTAACCCTCTTAAGATAGGCGTGTCTTTCTCATTTGCCAAAAAAGCCCCAGTGAAACTAGAGTCAATTGCCTCCGTCTTCAAAGACCACGTTGATGAGTCCAGTTCTCCCGATGACGAAATCAAAGCAGATGAGAAAGCCCAGCCTGATCCTGGAGCCTTGGGGAAATTTGCGGAGGTCGAGGGGACAAACAGCCCTGACAGCAAAGGCGACGAAGAGGAGCAAGCACACGAGAAGGAAGGTCTAAACACCACCCTGTCAAAACTGAATGTAGCACTAGAGCCAGAGTATTACCACTACATCCCGCCTGCTCACTGCAAGGTGAAGCCAAACTTCCAGTTCCTGCTCTTTATGAAAGCCACAGAGCAAGTCGAAGCAGAAGCCATGAGCAAGAAAATGGCACATGAAAGGAAGCGGAGCAACTCGCCAAAACCCAAAGCGGCAAAGAATGGTGAGAAGGTGACAGCAGCAGAGTGTGCCACCCACCAGAAGGAACCGAGTCCTTCCAGCAAAGGCAGCAAAACTGAAGTTAAAGACCCTCCAGAAGAGGCCGGCGGGCAGGAAGGCAAGCCACTCAAGGGAAGCGGTTCTGCAGAGTCTGAGGTCGCCAAAGAGCTTCCTCAGGTTGCGTCAACCAGTAAAGAAGGCACAGACGGGCCAAAGCATTTGACAGGACCTTTCTTCCCCGTGCTCAGTAAAGACGAGAGCACCACCCTCCAGTGGCCTTCAGAACTGCTGATCTTCACCAAAGCAGAGCCCTCTGTGTCGTACAGCTGCAATCCCTTGTATTTTGACTTTAAGCTGTCTCGCAACAAAGACATTAAAGCTAAAGGGGCGGAGAAACAGAAAGCTGCAAGCAGCCTTCCCAAGGAGAAAGCGCCGTCTGCTGAAGAGGGCAGCCTGAGCAAGAGCAAAGAGGTGGGCGCTCCTGCGGGCACCTCCACAGCAGTGCCGGAGAGCAAGTCCCTGTCTGCCTGCAGCAAGCAGGAGCCCAATCCTGTGTCGGCTGGCAAGGGTGAGGGGCCAGAAGACAGCAGCAAAGGCAGCCTTGTTGGCCGCAAGGACAAAGTGGGGAAATCCCACaagcacaagaagaagaagaagcacaagaaGTCCACAAAACACAAACGCAGGCGCAAAGGCGAGGCAGAAGacaaaagcagggatggggacctGGCAGAAGAGAAATCCAAGAAGCGgaagaaacacaaacacaaaaagagCAAGCCTTCCTTTGCCACGGAGCTGGAGCGGACGCAAGGGGCCGACGAAACTGGCCACCTCAAGAAAAGAAAGTGGTGTGCTCAAGACTCTCAGCGGAAGTCTCTTTCCACCGAAGAAAGCAGCAACAAGAAAGAGGACGGCGGAACCTCTTCCCAAGATCACGGTGGCAAAAAACTCAAAGGGGACCCGCAGCAGGCATCATCCACTGCCAAGAGGCGGGCCTCCACCTCCGCCCACTCCAGCCACAGAGGCCGGCAGAGCAGCGGTGGCTACGAGAGCGACGAGGATTCCTGCCACAAGCACTTCCGACAAAAGTCTGCTTCGCAGTACAGTGACGATTACGACTCTGGCAGCAACTGTTCCCGAAGCCGCTCCCGGTCAGGGCGTCGGCATTCCTCCCGAAGGTCATCCCAGAGGTCCTACTCAACGAGTTCATATGCCTCCTCTGACAACAGCCGGTACAGCCGGCGGCGCAGCTACTCAGAAGACAGCTACAGTGACTACAGCGACCGCTCTCGGAGCCACACCAAGCGCTCCCACGACTCAGAGGACGATTCTGACTACGCCAGTTCCAAGCGCAGGTCGAAACGGCACAAATACTCTTCTTCGGAAGACGACtacagcctgagcaggagcagatCACGGAGCCGGAGCCGAACCCACACCAGGGGGAGATCGAGGACGAGAAGCCGGGGCAGGACGCGCAGCAGCAGCTGTAGCCACAGCCGGTGTAAGCGGCGGAGCCGCAGCCGGACTGGGCACAGCTGGAAACGGAGCAGGAGCTACAGCCGGGAGCGCAGCCGGAGTGCCAGGAGCCTCTCCCAGCGGTCCGTCTCCAGGAAGGGGTCACGTGGCCATGAAAGCCTTGGGGAGAGGAGATCCGCACGGCGAGACTTTATCCGCTCAAAGATCTACCGCTCCCAGTCCCCCCACTATTTCAGAGGCAGACCAGGGGAAGGGCCCACGAGGAAGGAGGAAGCAAGAGGCGATGAAGCGACAGGGACCACTACCAGCCTCTCCCAAAACAGCGGCAACTCCAGCCTGGGGAGCAACTGCAGCTCTGAGGAGAAGAACTCCGCCACGGCTAAGCTCCTCCTGGAAAAAGTTCAGTCCAGGAAGGTGGAGAAGAAGCCCAGCGGCAGCGAGGACTCTCCCTCAGGGCCTCACAAGGTTGGGATCAAGCTGAAAGATCCCCCGCAAGGCTACTTTGGCCcaaagctccctccctccctaggcAACAAGCCCGTCCTTCCCTTGATCGGGAAGCTGCCCACAGTCCGAAAGCCAAACGCCAAGCAGTGTGAGGAGTCTGGATTAGGACTGGGGACCGGGGAGGAGCTGGAGCTGCCTGAGCTCGACGAAACCCCCCACGATgtcggggaggcagctgcagcaagcCAACCCACACTGGATGAAACTCTGGTGATAGAGACCCAGGAGAGCCTTCTGGGAGATCAAAAGCCAGAAGAAGCGGCCGTGGACATGGCTCCCATGCCCCTGGAGCCGCCAGCCCTCCCAGAACACTTTGGATCCGGCGACCTGCCCGTGCCGCACCCGTTCCCTGCCCCCGCGGAAAGCGAAGCTGCCGAGCCTCTGGACGGCAGCGCTCAGCCCGTCTCCCTCGAAGGCAGGATGGTGCCCCTGGCCCCCGAAGTGGAGCCCTTCCCCAGCTACGTCCCACACAGCGCGGAGCCGAGCATCAGCGGGGAGCCGGAAGGCAGCGAAGACTCTTCCCTGGCGCCACTGGAAAGCCAGCCCATCACCTTCACCCCGGAGGAGATGGAGAAGTACAGCAAGCTCCAGCAGGCTGCCCAGCAGCACATCCAGCAGCAGCTCCTGGCCAAGCAGGTCAAGGCCTTCCCAGCCTCTGCCGCCCTGGCTCCAGCCACAACTCCTGCCTTGCAGCCTATCCACATCCAGCAGCCAGCCGCAGCCGCAGCCACCTCCATCACCACCGTGCAGCACGCCATTCTGCAGCACCACGCGGCCGCCGCGGCCGCAGCCATTGgcatccacccccaccctcaccctcaGCCTCTTGCTCAAGTGCACCATATCCCTCAGCCCCACTTGACCCCCATCTCCTTGTCCCACTTGACCCACTCCATCATCCCAGGGCACCCCGCCACCTTCCTGGCCAGCCACCCCATCCATATCATCCCCGCTTCTGCCATCCACCCGGGTCCATTCACTTTCCATCCCGTCCACCACGCTGCCCTCTACCCGACCCTCCTGGCACCCCGGCCAGCGACAGCTGCTGCCACGGCGTTGCAcctccaccctctcctgcaccccaTTTTCTCAGGACAGGATTTGCAGCACCCTCCCAGCCACGGCACATGAAGGAACGAGAGAGGCAGCCTCTATCGGGGAGGGGAGGGttaggggaaaagagaggacaggggcatgtctgtctgtctctgtgcgTGTGCATCAGTCTCTCTCGTTCTACGGGAAGGCGGGGGCTGTCTCTGGACCTGAGAACAGCCCAAGAAGGGGGAGGATTAGGCAGGGGCAGGGAGGCTCAAGGGAACAGGCCTGTGAAAGATGGGagagctgtgctgctgctggtttGCTTGTAAGGATATTCAGGGGGCTCGTGTGCCCGGGGAGGTGGCTACTTCGCTGCTTCAGGGATGTGCAGCCCTTTAGCAAATGCACCCCTTTTTAATTTCCAATTCACGTATTATGAATCATTTACTACCCACTCTGAAGACCTAAATAAAGTGGGTATACACATCTATCTTATTTGGGCATCAATATCAAGTATAAAGCGTGAAAGTTAATGATTTGAATCCACCTTAAAGCTTAACCCGAGCATCAGAACCAAGAAACACTCAGCACTTGCTCCATCTCCTCTGttgccctctcccctctctccagcTCATATTCGGGGAGCCATGTTCAGCAGCCCCCACTGAGCACCACAAACTGGGAAGTTGCTTTTCAGTGACcagtttccaccaccaccaccccccagacCAGCTTGGCAGTGCTCTCCTTCCTACACACCCTTTACGACGCTGCTGAGAGAGCAGAGAGCAATTCCTTGAAGCAATATGTTGTACTGGAGTCCTGTGAACATCCTGAACATGACTCTGTAACTTGTACTCTTTTTCCTCTGTAATATTGATGGTTCCTTATTAActtatggtgtgtgttttttttcagaagaagaaaaaaaaagaatttaagaaATTGCACTGAACTCTGTACATGTCAATGCTGCTTTTTGTAGCTCCTCTGACAAATGTTCCATATTGATAGTATACCGCAATAACATTTTTTACAGCCCGTTCTTTGAGTGGTACCCGTTCAGGTGGCTTTAGTTATCTATACATTTTAACGTAGTTGGGAAGGAAATTCTCGTCAAAGGTTCAATGCTTCTAGTTATGGCTAGGGCACAAAATGATTTGAAGCATGTATATTTTAATtgagctcattttttaaaaaatgtaccatTAAAAAAAGACGTTCATTTTATAGGAGAAAACGTCACAGGATTTGGAAATAAACAAAGGAGCAGTGACCTGGACTCCTTTGTCCCATAGCTAACAAAGTCCATCCTGTGTAAAATGACATCTCTTGTAACTCCTGTGAAAAGGCAGGTTTGTGAGGCAGATGAGGCGTCGTTCACTGTGTGCTTCAGTCGGTAGCCAGGCCCCTTAAGTTTGAGAGAAACAGTCCGTTTGTTTGGCAAAGCAAACAGTCGCTTTCTGGTCACAGGAATATATGAgacccacacaaaaaaccccacaacaacacCCAAGAGCCCAGCTATTTTCCCTGGATTCAACCACTTGTCATTGCAACAACAACATAGCTTCTAGGtgtggatgggtgtgtgtgtgttaaggctcCTTGTTTTCAAATATGTGCCTTTTTTATGTTTTGGAGAGGTTTTGAGTGGTGTGTTTTCGTTCCgaatccctttccttttttttcttcctcttgggGTTTTCTTCTATGGGGTGCCCTTTCCTCACAGCTGCCCCTTGAGAGAAAAGACCACCTCCCCAGGGTGTGGCCCCAAATTAAACTAGAAAGCGGGGGCTCCTGGAATCTCAAGGTTCTTTTGCTGAGTGCAAAAAGAGGCCGAGATCCTGCAAAGCAGTGGCTGTTTTGGGACACGT
The window above is part of the Zootoca vivipara chromosome 13, rZooViv1.1, whole genome shotgun sequence genome. Proteins encoded here:
- the GPATCH8 gene encoding G patch domain-containing protein 8 isoform X2 encodes the protein MGMGRMEMELDYAEDATERRRVLEVEKEDTEELRQKYKDYVDKEKAIAKALEDLRANFYCELCDKQYQKHQEFDNHISSYDHAHKQRLKDLKQREFARNVSSRSRKDERKQEKALRRLHELAEQRKQPECAPGSGPMFRTTTVAVDEEGGEDDVDSAAPSSCCSFSPAPGPVASMTTDKGLVCATGQTSSNIGLGQVPVQVPQAISSGVNPLKIGVSFSFAKKAPVKLESIASVFKDHVDESSSPDDEIKADEKAQPDPGALGKFAEVEGTNSPDSKGDEEEQAHEKEGLNTTLSKLNVALEPEYYHYIPPAHCKVKPNFQFLLFMKATEQVEAEAMSKKMAHERKRSNSPKPKAAKNGEKVTAAECATHQKEPSPSSKGSKTEVKDPPEEAGGQEGKPLKGSGSAESEVAKELPQVASTSKEGTDGPKHLTGPFFPVLSKDESTTLQWPSELLIFTKAEPSVSYSCNPLYFDFKLSRNKDIKAKGAEKQKAASSLPKEKAPSAEEGSLSKSKEVGAPAGTSTAVPESKSLSACSKQEPNPVSAGKGEGPEDSSKGSLVGRKDKVGKSHKHKKKKKHKKSTKHKRRRKGEAEDKSRDGDLAEEKSKKRKKHKHKKSKPSFATELERTQGADETGHLKKRKWCAQDSQRKSLSTEESSNKKEDGGTSSQDHGGKKLKGDPQQASSTAKRRASTSAHSSHRGRQSSGGYESDEDSCHKHFRQKSASQYSDDYDSGSNCSRSRSRSGRRHSSRRSSQRSYSTSSYASSDNSRYSRRRSYSEDSYSDYSDRSRSHTKRSHDSEDDSDYASSKRRSKRHKYSSSEDDYSLSRSRSRSRSRTHTRGRSRTRSRGRTRSSSCSHSRCKRRSRSRTGHSWKRSRSYSRERSRSARSLSQRSVSRKGSRGHESLGERRSARRDFIRSKIYRSQSPHYFRGRPGEGPTRKEEARGDEATGTTTSLSQNSGNSSLGSNCSSEEKNSATAKLLLEKVQSRKVEKKPSGSEDSPSGPHKVGIKLKDPPQGYFGPKLPPSLGNKPVLPLIGKLPTVRKPNAKQCEESGLGLGTGEELELPELDETPHDVGEAAAASQPTLDETLVIETQESLLGDQKPEEAAVDMAPMPLEPPALPEHFGSGDLPVPHPFPAPAESEAAEPLDGSAQPVSLEGRMVPLAPEVEPFPSYVPHSAEPSISGEPEGSEDSSLAPLESQPITFTPEEMEKYSKLQQAAQQHIQQQLLAKQVKAFPASAALAPATTPALQPIHIQQPAAAAATSITTVQHAILQHHAAAAAAAIGIHPHPHPQPLAQVHHIPQPHLTPISLSHLTHSIIPGHPATFLASHPIHIIPASAIHPGPFTFHPVHHAALYPTLLAPRPATAAATALHLHPLLHPIFSGQDLQHPPSHGT
- the GPATCH8 gene encoding G patch domain-containing protein 8 isoform X1, whose amino-acid sequence is MADRFSRFNEDRDFQGNHFDQYEEGHLEIEQASLDKPIESDNIGHRLLQKHGWKLGQGLGKSLQGRTDPIPIVVKYDVMGMGRMEMELDYAEDATERRRVLEVEKEDTEELRQKYKDYVDKEKAIAKALEDLRANFYCELCDKQYQKHQEFDNHISSYDHAHKQRLKDLKQREFARNVSSRSRKDERKQEKALRRLHELAEQRKQPECAPGSGPMFRTTTVAVDEEGGEDDVDSAAPSSCCSFSPAPGPVASMTTDKGLVCATGQTSSNIGLGQVPVQVPQAISSGVNPLKIGVSFSFAKKAPVKLESIASVFKDHVDESSSPDDEIKADEKAQPDPGALGKFAEVEGTNSPDSKGDEEEQAHEKEGLNTTLSKLNVALEPEYYHYIPPAHCKVKPNFQFLLFMKATEQVEAEAMSKKMAHERKRSNSPKPKAAKNGEKVTAAECATHQKEPSPSSKGSKTEVKDPPEEAGGQEGKPLKGSGSAESEVAKELPQVASTSKEGTDGPKHLTGPFFPVLSKDESTTLQWPSELLIFTKAEPSVSYSCNPLYFDFKLSRNKDIKAKGAEKQKAASSLPKEKAPSAEEGSLSKSKEVGAPAGTSTAVPESKSLSACSKQEPNPVSAGKGEGPEDSSKGSLVGRKDKVGKSHKHKKKKKHKKSTKHKRRRKGEAEDKSRDGDLAEEKSKKRKKHKHKKSKPSFATELERTQGADETGHLKKRKWCAQDSQRKSLSTEESSNKKEDGGTSSQDHGGKKLKGDPQQASSTAKRRASTSAHSSHRGRQSSGGYESDEDSCHKHFRQKSASQYSDDYDSGSNCSRSRSRSGRRHSSRRSSQRSYSTSSYASSDNSRYSRRRSYSEDSYSDYSDRSRSHTKRSHDSEDDSDYASSKRRSKRHKYSSSEDDYSLSRSRSRSRSRTHTRGRSRTRSRGRTRSSSCSHSRCKRRSRSRTGHSWKRSRSYSRERSRSARSLSQRSVSRKGSRGHESLGERRSARRDFIRSKIYRSQSPHYFRGRPGEGPTRKEEARGDEATGTTTSLSQNSGNSSLGSNCSSEEKNSATAKLLLEKVQSRKVEKKPSGSEDSPSGPHKVGIKLKDPPQGYFGPKLPPSLGNKPVLPLIGKLPTVRKPNAKQCEESGLGLGTGEELELPELDETPHDVGEAAAASQPTLDETLVIETQESLLGDQKPEEAAVDMAPMPLEPPALPEHFGSGDLPVPHPFPAPAESEAAEPLDGSAQPVSLEGRMVPLAPEVEPFPSYVPHSAEPSISGEPEGSEDSSLAPLESQPITFTPEEMEKYSKLQQAAQQHIQQQLLAKQVKAFPASAALAPATTPALQPIHIQQPAAAAATSITTVQHAILQHHAAAAAAAIGIHPHPHPQPLAQVHHIPQPHLTPISLSHLTHSIIPGHPATFLASHPIHIIPASAIHPGPFTFHPVHHAALYPTLLAPRPATAAATALHLHPLLHPIFSGQDLQHPPSHGT